From Planifilum fimeticola, the proteins below share one genomic window:
- a CDS encoding helix-turn-helix domain-containing protein — translation MASSPEKDPIGVSDRVEMLYTLEEVAKARKVSIDDLKRRIFEGTIQGVQKGDQWLIPHEEMEKLGDEPTEDPNPEPLQDWEVKGSTSLTVLSADQEEEKEEPWRNRAKELFSDWLNGLKNAKWNEKLDEKAKEWIGRFFQIVERLRKKEVEEEGARQKVSLKLGLMTGRKEMNCDFCQVTDHFYPGALFADVYVDGELMWVMCPNCLWYCREQSNGSLEKNVRARFNQLAHRLEQEARRARRLASTEDFRVPGRHEWEAWETASYALKEAASTYDAEAFDGGFEEAAEKDR, via the coding sequence TTGGCTTCCTCTCCGGAAAAGGATCCAATCGGCGTGTCCGACCGGGTGGAGATGCTTTATACCCTGGAGGAAGTGGCCAAGGCGAGGAAGGTGAGTATCGACGACCTGAAGCGCCGCATTTTTGAGGGAACGATTCAGGGTGTGCAAAAGGGGGATCAGTGGTTGATTCCCCATGAGGAAATGGAGAAGTTGGGAGATGAACCGACGGAGGACCCGAATCCCGAACCTTTGCAGGATTGGGAAGTGAAGGGATCGACGTCGTTGACCGTCCTTTCGGCGGATCAAGAGGAAGAAAAAGAGGAGCCGTGGAGGAATCGGGCGAAGGAGCTCTTTTCCGATTGGTTAAACGGCCTCAAAAACGCGAAGTGGAACGAGAAACTGGACGAGAAGGCGAAGGAGTGGATCGGGCGATTCTTTCAGATCGTGGAGCGCCTCAGAAAAAAAGAGGTGGAGGAAGAGGGCGCCCGGCAGAAGGTGAGCCTCAAACTGGGATTGATGACGGGCCGCAAGGAAATGAACTGCGATTTTTGCCAAGTGACGGATCATTTTTATCCCGGCGCCCTGTTTGCCGACGTCTACGTGGATGGGGAACTGATGTGGGTGATGTGTCCCAATTGCCTGTGGTACTGCCGGGAACAGTCGAACGGTTCCCTGGAAAAGAACGTTCGGGCCCGGTTCAATCAGCTGGCCCACCGGCTGGAGCAGGAAGCGCGCCGCGCCCGTCGCCTGGCTTCCACGGAGGATTTCCGCGTGCCCGGCCGCCACGAATGGGAGGCCTGGGAAACGGCGTCCTACGCCCTCAAGGAAGCGGCATCGACCTACGATGCCGAAGCCTTTGATGGGGGGTTTGAGGAGGCCGCGGAAAAGGATCGATGA